Genomic window (Cenarchaeum symbiont of Oopsacas minuta):
ATTGGTAGAATCGATAAATCTCTTGAAGAGTTTTCCATAAATTTACCAGATTTTGTAATATTTGGTTTTTTGCTCTTTTTAATTGCCTCCGCTATCGTCTGATGTATATATTCGGGCTTGGATTTGACCGCTTGAGCAAACCTCTTTCTTGTGCCAACTAAATTGGATACTATGGAAAATTTTGTGTTTTCAACGTTTTGGAAGATCAAAGCTTCACGGCCATCAAGTTTTGCCGTAATGGCTGCAATCTCATATTTTGTTGAAACACGCTTCTTTATGATGCGTACATCTTTTGTCTTTGACACGGTCGCAAGATATTTTCTAAGATCAAACATTACGAACAGCCTCAGCAATTTCACCCATTAACGTCTTTGCTGATTCTGCGTCAAGTTCACGTATGAAATTTGCCGACACGACAGAGATTCCTTGCACAGTAGCACTTGTCCTCTCGGCTACCATTTTAAGAAATATTTCGTCTCCTTTGGCTGGTATTACCGAGGTCGTGGCTGGAACTGGCCCAGTTGCTACAGATGCAAATATGGATCCAAGTCTAGGCCTACCTGTACCTTCTGAAATAGATACAAATCTTCCATTTTCAAAATCAATTATACGAATGGAAAACGTGCGATCAGAAGCATATACGATCTTTGAAGAAAAATAATTGTATTTATTCACGTTTAATGTGTGTATATTATACCTTTAAGGGTACTGCCTTTACTTCTTTATGAGTCTCTTCTACTCTGGCGCGCAATTTTGCCTTGTATTTTAGATTACGTGGTTTTGTACGAAGTCTGTATCCGCAACATGGACACCAAAGGCCTTCCCATTTGATAAAAATCTCACAAATTTGACAACGTCTTTGTCCAGATGCATATCTTCCTGTTCCAACTGGTTTTTGAGCTTTGTATCTAATACAGATGCCTTTACATGTCATTTTATATCATTTAGTATAGAACTTGTAGCTATATAAGCATGGATCAATAATTCTTACACAAAAAATATTATTTTATGAAGAAATTTTACATTAACAAATATAGTATTGCTTGTTTCACATTAAATAATTAAAATGATCAAATAACTACACATTATATTAGAGTACAAACCTAATCATTGCGGACTTTTCTTTTGTTCTTTATCATAAAAATGAACACAATAACAACTACAAATATAGTCAGTAATACCAAAACTATCGCAGTTACATCCACTCCATCATTATCAATGGGTTCGGGAATGAACACTGTGGCATTATAGGTTATGGTAGTCTCATTTCGAATTCCGTCTTTATACCTTACGTCTACTTTGATATCATGATATCCGTATTGGGGCATACCATCAAATTCTATTGGTATGTTAAATGGCACAGGAGAATCTATGTCAATATCGTCAATAAACTGTGTAGCATTTTTAATATTTGATCCTTTGAGTGATTCTACTGTAACAAATGCAAATAATGCTTTCTCGTTTCCTTCGTTGAGTATGTGTCCTATTATCGTCTGCTTGTTTGATATATCAATTACATTTATTCCGTATATGTGCAGATCTACGAGCCCTTGTACATAAATGTCTACAGTTCTTTCTACATTTTGGACTAATCCTTGTGCATCAAAGTATTTTATATTTAATGGAAATTTGATAGTTTTACTTGCAAGGTCGCCAGGTACATAGATATTTGTAGTAATATTTTTGGCTTTTCCTGCTTTTATGTTACCTATATTCCAGATACTTTCAAAGATTACAATTCCTTGAGATTCTACAGATTCAATATTATCATCCATTGACAGTGTACGTATATTTGCTATAACACCACTAGCCGAAGCTGATCCAGTGTTCTTTAGATTTATTGTTATGTTGTTATACCCAAATGAAGATACAAATGGATTGATCACACTTGCATCAATTATACTTCTTCCTACAAGTTCAAAATCAAATGTAAATAGTTCGGATCGCTGTCCTGTTTCGCGCAGTCTAGAATATTCTGTTATTACAGTTCCCGTATATTTTCCTATCTTTGTATGTTCTCCAACATCTATGTAAAACGTCAGCGTAAAAGAGTCTCCTGCTCTTACACTAGCTTCGGTATCTGCTCTAACCATGGATGCGTCCAATCCAAAAGATCTAAAATTTATCGGCATTGCAAGATCACCTGTTAGTCCAACTATGTCCGAATTACCTACATTTGAAAAAACAATTGTGAATGGCACATGAAAATCGCCAGGCTCGATCTCCATCTTTTCCTCTGCGGTTCCAAAATATGCATCGAGTAATTTTATTCCAGTATATGTTCTCTCAAACGGTGATTGCCCAGTGGGAATCTGTGCCATTACAACCTGTGATCCAAGCAAACTCGATACAAGTATCACCAATGCCAAGATTTGAACAATCATGTGTTATCTCCATACGAGTCTAGGATGGCAGTATCTTTTACAATTTTTCCATCATTTATCGTTATTACTCTATCTACTTTGCCAAATTGTTCTTCATCATGAGTTACGATCACAAATGTACAATCTAGTTTCTTTGCTATAGATTTCATTAGATTCACCACGTCTTTAGAGCTAACTGAATCGAGATTTCCAGTAGGCTCATCGGCAAGTACAATTGATGGATGATTTATCAACCCTCGTGCTATAGCCACACGTTGCATCTGTCCTCCAGATATGGCATTTGCTTGTTTGTATGCCTGATTTTTAAGTCCTACCGCGCCAAGTAGTTCAAACGCATCTCTATGAGCTTTGCACTCGTTTCCAGATATCTGTCTAGGCAGCATAACATTTTCCATCACGGTAAGATCTGAAAGTAAATTTGAAAACTGAAATATGAATCCAATCTTTTTGTTACGTAGTGTAGACACTTGATTATCGTCAAGTTTCGTATAGTCTATTCCATCTATGAATATAGTTCCAGAAGTTGGTCTATCAAGCATACCCATAACGTTAAGCAATGTAGATTTTCCAGATCCTGAACTACCAACGATTAGTACAAACTGTCCAGATTCCAAAGATAATGACACATCGTTAATACCATAAACTTTGGAGTTTCCTTTTCCATATGTTTTTGATACAGATTGGATGTCCAAAACCACTTTAGACACTGCGCATCGCCTCTACGGGCAACAATTTTGTAGCCCTAAATGAAGGATATAATGATGCTATAATGGCCAACACAAAAGCCAAAACGGCAGTCTGTACAATTTTTATCCAGTTGTAACTAACTTCTAACGGAATGCTTCCTGCAAATGTCATGTTTGTCTCTTTTGCATACACAGTATATGCAAGCCCTACTGTAGTACCCACACCTGCACCTATGGCACCGATAAGCATACCTTGTATCAAAAATACCATCATAATGTCACTACGTTTTGCTCCTATAGAACGTATTATTCCAACCTCACGCGTCTTACTGTTGACCAACATCATCTGTATGGTTATTATGGCAAAAGCAGCAGACATCATGCCAAAGTATCCTATCATATTTATCATCGCAATGCCAGAACGAAATCCAGCAAGCTCTTGTTCGGCCGACTCTTCTATGGTTTCTGCCTCATAATCATCGTCTCCAAACGTCGCTAGAAATTGATTCTTTACTTCCTCAGCTTTAGTCGAATCTACAAGTCTTACCATAATTGAACTACTATGTCCATCACGATCCATCATGTCGCGTAGAGTGTTGATATGCACTACTGCACTATAATCAAAACCTTGACCGCCAGGAGATGCAGAAATTCCTGAAACTACAAAGCTACGTTCTCTGTCAACACCGTATCTATCCGTAACGGTTAGAGCAACTCTGTCTCCAACTTTAACATCTCCTAAATCACTTGCGATTGCCGAACCAATCGTCATGGAATTACGTGCAAAAACATACTGACCATCTGAGACAGTTTGATGTGCAGTTGAAACTCGAATATCATTAAAAGGATCTACACCAATAAGTAAAACTTGGTTTAACTCATACTGTTTTCCAAAACTTGATGTTTCCAATTTGCCCGAACCATAAAGGCGAGGGGTAGCTGCATCCACCTCCTCTATATGTTCAAACCAGTTAACTAGATAAAGATCTGATTTTGTAATGAAATCCTCGTCGCTGGTAATCAGCACGTCACCGTTGGTATAATCTGATATGTCACGAACTATGGCATCAAACAATCCTTGAAATATTACAAAATTTACATGTATCACAAGTATACCTATGGTTATGGCCAAAATAGCTCCGATAAGACTACCTCTTTTGTTAAAAAGCATTTTTGTGGCAAGATTAATTTTATAATTCATTATTGCCATAAACTATTTTCTGATATAATAATGATCTTATGTAATCTAGCTAGTATAACCTACTTGATTCAAATTGGGCAGAGAGGCTGTTGGGCACAAAATCGAGTTATATCATATACTATGGAATATGTGTGCAAGCAAGATAATTATTATGATAATTTTGCAAATTTACCGTGAGAAAAAAGATCTATTCAGGAAAAATAATCGATTTATACCGATATGACATAAAGATAGAGGGCAGAAAGGTTAGACGTGACATTATAATTCACCCTGGAGCTGCTGCTATAGTTGCATTTGATTCTGACGGTAAGATTATTCTAGTAAAACAAAATAGATTTCCTCACGGCTATGTATTAGAAGTTCCTGCTGGAACACTTGAAAAAGGAGAGACACCAATGCAGTGTGCTAAACGAGAACTGCTTGAAGAGACAGGATATGCGGTAAGACGCCTGAAAAAGCTTATTTCATATCATCCTACAATAGGAGCTAGTACTGAGATTATACATTGTTTTGTGGCTTTGGATGCCAAAAAAGTTTCATCAACAAAGCTTGATTCTGACGAATTTATTACCGTGTTAAAAATGGATGTAAACAAGCTTATCCATATGATAAAAACAGGAAAAATTACTGATTCAAAAACCATCTGTTCCGTTTTAGTCTATGCAACAAAAAATGGACTATTATAGAGTTATGGCAGATCATTTTTAACACCAAAGAATTTGATAGTTCCGATGGACACCGACGAAATATTGAATGTTTTGGCATTGGGAAAAATTTCCCCTAAAGAAGCTAAAAAAATGCTTGCTGTACGAAACATTGAAAAAATTAAAGACTTTGCCCGTCTTGATATTGGAAGACGTAATAGAATCGGCATGCCAGAAGTAGTTTATGCATCTTCAAAGACATACGAGCAGATATTAGCGATCTCTAAGAAAATACTTGAATCTTCTGGATTCGTACTTGTGTCTAGAATGAAGATCGATCATGCGAGAACAATGACAAAGTTTGCAGATGATTTAGGAATAAAATACAACGTGGGAAAAAATACCACCACAATGCTGTTTTATAACAACGAGGTTAACATAAAAAAATATGGTACCGTTGGTATAATGGCAGCAGGTACATCAGACATAGGTGTGGCAGAGGAATCTCGTTTGATGTGTGAAGCTATGGGATGTAATACTGTGTGTAGCTATGATGTTGGCGTTGCAGCAATGCATAGACTACTAGATGCAGTAAAAGAAATGATTAATCATAATGTTGATGCAATAATTACAGTTGCGGGAATGGAAGGATCTATGTCTACAGTGGTCTGCTCTTTAACGGATATCCCAGTCATTGGTGTTCCAAGTTCGGTAGGATATGGCCATGGTGGTTCAGGTGAAGCTGCCCTCTCATCAATGTTACAAAGCTGTGCTACAGGTCTTATGGTTGTAAATATAGATAATGGCATAGGTGCGGGCACAGCAGCGGCTGGGATTGCGCGTAAGGCACACACGTAAATGATATATAGATATCTTATGAAATTTGAATGTACGTATGACTGGCAAGAGAATTGTTCTTACTGCAGATCGCAGTCTGATGACTAACTATCGTGGAAACTTTTTGTATGGATTTATCGCATGTGGTCCATACGAAGTTCTTCCTGAATGGGTCTTTGACAAAGTTTTTTGTCCGGCCGTTGAAACGGATCCCATTACTGGAGAAGCAAAAGTAGCTCAAGTCGGACTTCGTAGAGTAGAGAGTGCCCTGTTACAAGGATATGATAAAAATGACGTCTTTATTGCAAATCCAGAACATCTTGCCAAATCCATAGGTCCAGATACAAAAGTAGTAGGAATTAACGTCATGGATCCACTCGGTATGGCTCCTGTTACAACTACAATGTCTCCTGAAAAACTCTCTTACGTAGCAATGAAATTTAAGAAAATGTGTGCTGATATTATACAGCTAAAAAAGAAATATAATTTTCACGTTGCAGTAGGAGGAAATGGAGCATGGGAACTTGCAAAATCTGACCGTATGAAAATACATGGAATTGATACAGTAGTTGTAGGAGAAGCAGACGAGCTTGCACTAGATCTCTTCGAAGATATGGAAAAAGGCGATGCTCCCGAATTGATGAATTGTTTTGTCAAAAACATTCAGAATATACCAGTAATCGAAGGCCCAACAGTAAATTCACTTATAGAAGCTATGAGGGGTTGCGGTAGAGGTTGTGATTTTTGTGACGTAAACAAGCGTTCTAAAAAAGATCTGCCTGTGGAACGATTACAGCATGAAGCAAAGATAAATCTAGATTATGGATTTGATTCTATTTGGCTACATTCAGACGAGATGCTTTTGTATGGTTGTGATAATCGAGATTTTATTCCAAATAGAGATGTAATAACAGATCTTTGGAGTAACCTCAAGAATTTAGGTGCAAACTTTGTTGGTACAACTCACATGACATTTTCAGCGGTCGCAGCGGATCCAGAACTTATGCATCAAATATCTTCAATAAATGAACAGAAAAAAGACAATCGTTGGCTTGCTACAAACTTGGGAATAGAAACGGTTTCACCATCCATGGTAAAAAAACATCTTGGAATCAAGACAAAACCATTTTCATCAGATGAATGGGGGAGTGTAGTAGTAGAAGGGGCAAAAATACTCAACAAAAATCATTGGTTCCCTGCTGCAACAATAATCATAGGATGGCCCGATGAGACCCCAGATGACATACAGTATACGATAGATATGATAAATGACTTTAGAACTATGAACTTTAGAGGATTGGTAGCGCCGTTATTATACCAAGACTTTGGTGAGAAAAATTCAATGCACTTTGGAAATCTCAACGAAGCCCAGTTTACCCTCTTTTGGCGTTGTTGGGAAAACAACCTGAGGGTCATAAATGATATTATTCCAATTATACTCCGCAATAAAACATATGGACCACCAATGAAAATTTTCATGTATGGAATAATAAAAGCAGGTACATGGGCCATAATGAGATATCTGCGTGGACTGTGCAAGGATCTGTTTAACGGTAGAACTCCAGAAGAAATTATAGAAAAATACTCAAAGAGCAGATCTGTCTCATCTCAAAAAATTATAACGAAAAAATTATAGATTTGCCATGGCGATTTCAGCCAATGTGTTTCGTTTTGGTTTTATACATATGAAATAGGCCTTGTCAGCACGCTCAATGGATTTTACCTTTTTGTATTCTCGGGTTGACATGTCAAACTCGTATATGCCAGACTCTAGATCGTTTTTTACATACAGGACAAGATATGAATCACCTGTGGTAGGACTCAGTGGAATAAATGACATGACATTTCCTTTATAGACAGTTACAGGCATTGTATTTTTCATAGGCGATGCAGCTGCAACTAGATACATAAAGAGATCTTCGACATTTTCAAATTCCTCATACTCGATATTCATATTATGACACAAGCTTCTTACTGTATAAATTTTTCTTGATCCTGTTAAAAATCCCATTATGCCTAAAATCCTCAAAATATGAGGAAATTCATATATAAAATAAAGGTACGAGGTTACCTACTCTAATTTTGTGTGTAAATACAGAACCTTCTTGATAATTATGGGCAGGGACGTGACCTCATACAAAAAGTAATCTTGCCTCCCAACACACATTCATGAATGCCTAGTCATCAAAAATCAGATGGCAAGATCAATTGAAATAGCTTAGCTGTGGTAAATGAGGCACATTTTGATCTAGTTTATGCACTAGAGCGTTTAATGATCTTTCTAATTCCATATGTGACACCTACTGGAGTTCCAATATAGATTCCCAAGTTTAAGGCAATAACAGAGATTCCTAAGGCAAGTACGCTAGTGTCTGTGTCTTCTGCCAAACTCATTATGTTGAGAGTAGATATCATAGGAGTGAGAAACGCTCCTACTGTGGATGCAAATGCTGGATTTTGACGTTCCCAGTCTGCTATTGTCGGAGAGAATGTGTAGTATATGGTGTTAAAACCTGACATGAATGATGTTCCAAAAGATGTCTCCATTAGTGTATTATCACGGATTTCTCTGAGTGTTTGTATTTGTGGTGCAAGCTCTGTTCCATATGCAGCAGTTGCTATGAGGCAACCTCCAGGTTCTTTCATTCCTGTAGTATCTTCTAGTGAAGCTATACAACGTGTACCATCCCATTCTGTACCAGAACCACAAATAGTAGTGCATTGACCGTCTATAAACTGTGTACCATCTCCACATATTGAAACACATTCATCACCTTTTTTGATTTCACCTGCTGCACATGTCATTTGAGGTGGAGGTACTATTTCT
Coding sequences:
- a CDS encoding NUDIX hydrolase gives rise to the protein MRKKIYSGKIIDLYRYDIKIEGRKVRRDIIIHPGAAAIVAFDSDGKIILVKQNRFPHGYVLEVPAGTLEKGETPMQCAKRELLEETGYAVRRLKKLISYHPTIGASTEIIHCFVALDAKKVSSTKLDSDEFITVLKMDVNKLIHMIKTGKITDSKTICSVLVYATKNGLL
- a CDS encoding putative exported protein, with protein sequence MQKGIFNISIVILTLSIIFSMPIASAQESTVDQLTIEVDEEIYVYGNEIMVTIVLQEHSDPKNGVGILITGGVNNSVVHIDQINEITPKSSETVIIQASGYRWLESGIYTITANYGSVSASDEFEFIPKNVSPTEEEVMIEEEIVVEEEEVMIEEEEIVVEEEEVMIEEEEIVPPPQMTCAAGEIKKGDECVSICGDGTQFIDGQCTTICGSGTEWDGTRCIASLEDTTGMKEPGGCLIATAAYGTELAPQIQTLREIRDNTLMETSFGTSFMSGFNTIYYTFSPTIADWERQNPAFASTVGAFLTPMISTLNIMSLAEDTDTSVLALGISVIALNLGIYIGTPVGVTYGIRKIIKRSSA
- a CDS encoding ABC transporter permease, whose translation is MAIMNYKINLATKMLFNKRGSLIGAILAITIGILVIHVNFVIFQGLFDAIVRDISDYTNGDVLITSDEDFITKSDLYLVNWFEHIEEVDAATPRLYGSGKLETSSFGKQYELNQVLLIGVDPFNDIRVSTAHQTVSDGQYVFARNSMTIGSAIASDLGDVKVGDRVALTVTDRYGVDRERSFVVSGISASPGGQGFDYSAVVHINTLRDMMDRDGHSSSIMVRLVDSTKAEEVKNQFLATFGDDDYEAETIEESAEQELAGFRSGIAMINMIGYFGMMSAAFAIITIQMMLVNSKTREVGIIRSIGAKRSDIMMVFLIQGMLIGAIGAGVGTTVGLAYTVYAKETNMTFAGSIPLEVSYNWIKIVQTAVLAFVLAIIASLYPSFRATKLLPVEAMRSV
- a CDS encoding ABC transporter, with the protein product MSKVVLDIQSVSKTYGKGNSKVYGINDVSLSLESGQFVLIVGSSGSGKSTLLNVMGMLDRPTSGTIFIDGIDYTKLDDNQVSTLRNKKIGFIFQFSNLLSDLTVMENVMLPRQISGNECKAHRDAFELLGAVGLKNQAYKQANAISGGQMQRVAIARGLINHPSIVLADEPTGNLDSVSSKDVVNLMKSIAKKLDCTFVIVTHDEEQFGKVDRVITINDGKIVKDTAILDSYGDNT
- a CDS encoding radical SAM domain protein translates to MNVRMTGKRIVLTADRSLMTNYRGNFLYGFIACGPYEVLPEWVFDKVFCPAVETDPITGEAKVAQVGLRRVESALLQGYDKNDVFIANPEHLAKSIGPDTKVVGINVMDPLGMAPVTTTMSPEKLSYVAMKFKKMCADIIQLKKKYNFHVAVGGNGAWELAKSDRMKIHGIDTVVVGEADELALDLFEDMEKGDAPELMNCFVKNIQNIPVIEGPTVNSLIEAMRGCGRGCDFCDVNKRSKKDLPVERLQHEAKINLDYGFDSIWLHSDEMLLYGCDNRDFIPNRDVITDLWSNLKNLGANFVGTTHMTFSAVAADPELMHQISSINEQKKDNRWLATNLGIETVSPSMVKKHLGIKTKPFSSDEWGSVVVEGAKILNKNHWFPAATIIIGWPDETPDDIQYTIDMINDFRTMNFRGLVAPLLYQDFGEKNSMHFGNLNEAQFTLFWRCWENNLRVINDIIPIILRNKTYGPPMKIFMYGIIKAGTWAIMRYLRGLCKDLFNGRTPEEIIEKYSKSRSVSSQKIITKKL
- a CDS encoding putative exported protein translates to MIVQILALVILVSSLLGSQVVMAQIPTGQSPFERTYTGIKLLDAYFGTAEEKMEIEPGDFHVPFTIVFSNVGNSDIVGLTGDLAMPINFRSFGLDASMVRADTEASVRAGDSFTLTFYIDVGEHTKIGKYTGTVITEYSRLRETGQRSELFTFDFELVGRSIIDASVINPFVSSFGYNNITINLKNTGSASASGVIANIRTLSMDDNIESVESQGIVIFESIWNIGNIKAGKAKNITTNIYVPGDLASKTIKFPLNIKYFDAQGLVQNVERTVDIYVQGLVDLHIYGINVIDISNKQTIIGHILNEGNEKALFAFVTVESLKGSNIKNATQFIDDIDIDSPVPFNIPIEFDGMPQYGYHDIKVDVRYKDGIRNETTITYNATVFIPEPIDNDGVDVTAIVLVLLTIFVVVIVFIFMIKNKRKVRND